Proteins co-encoded in one Nitratireductor kimnyeongensis genomic window:
- a CDS encoding Ppx/GppA phosphatase family protein: protein MKGLRGGEGIAVENHDHDGGSPLQGVVRDAASDGGSSPGFDDRSAGQPALMGETDVLPKRKRTRRNKASRPRAVSRRALEKPAKEASSDDAPDMRAQGEQALANEPTRTEETSPKRKRRKRRRRRAFVRDAMAEASSGETPHQGEAGKASRPQPARRRESDQDGPRTAYAALDLGTNNCRLLVAVPTRPGHFRVVDAFSRIVRLGEGLSREGRLSEAAMDRAVGALGICAEKLGHRKPRRMRLIATEACRSAENGEAFIERVKHETGLTLEIIDRQTEARLAVAGCSTLVDRGTEGVVLFDIGGGSSEIALVDISRHRTPRLADHIVAWTSLPVGVVSLAERFGGHHVTRESFSAMVDAVSDMLDRFDDGGRLSKVAAGGRFHLIGTSGTVTTLAGVHLGLARYDRRQVDGLWMERDNVDRMIDTLLSWDFEQRKANPCIGADRADLVLAGCAILEAIRRRWPSERLRVADRGLREGMLNEMMAADGAWRRRRQTGRSK, encoded by the coding sequence CTGAAGGGCTTGCGCGGCGGCGAAGGAATAGCGGTGGAAAACCACGACCACGACGGGGGCTCCCCGTTACAGGGGGTCGTTCGGGATGCCGCGTCGGATGGGGGCTCTTCCCCCGGCTTCGACGATCGGTCGGCCGGACAACCTGCTCTCATGGGTGAGACAGATGTTTTGCCCAAGCGAAAAAGGACGCGCAGGAACAAGGCCTCCCGCCCCCGGGCGGTGTCCCGTCGCGCATTGGAGAAACCCGCAAAAGAGGCATCCAGTGACGATGCTCCAGACATGCGGGCGCAGGGCGAGCAAGCTCTTGCGAACGAGCCTACACGGACGGAGGAAACTTCTCCGAAAAGGAAGCGCAGAAAGCGGCGCAGGCGTCGTGCTTTCGTGCGTGATGCGATGGCGGAGGCCTCTTCCGGAGAAACGCCACATCAAGGCGAGGCGGGAAAGGCGAGCCGGCCACAGCCGGCAAGGCGGCGCGAATCAGATCAGGATGGCCCGCGCACAGCCTATGCGGCGCTCGATCTAGGTACCAACAATTGCCGCCTGCTGGTGGCCGTGCCAACCAGACCCGGGCATTTTCGCGTGGTGGACGCATTCTCGCGGATTGTACGCCTTGGAGAAGGACTGAGCCGCGAAGGCCGGCTAAGCGAAGCGGCGATGGACAGAGCTGTCGGTGCGCTTGGCATTTGTGCCGAAAAGCTGGGTCATCGAAAGCCCCGGCGTATGCGGCTGATCGCGACGGAAGCCTGCCGCTCGGCCGAAAATGGCGAAGCGTTCATCGAACGTGTGAAGCACGAGACCGGGCTCACGCTGGAAATTATCGACCGCCAGACGGAAGCGCGGCTGGCCGTTGCCGGCTGCAGCACATTGGTGGACCGCGGAACGGAGGGCGTGGTTCTTTTCGATATCGGCGGCGGCTCGTCGGAAATTGCTCTGGTGGACATTTCGCGCCACCGCACCCCGCGGCTTGCCGATCACATCGTTGCCTGGACGTCACTGCCTGTGGGGGTGGTGTCGCTTGCAGAGCGTTTCGGCGGCCACCATGTGACGCGTGAAAGTTTTTCGGCGATGGTCGACGCGGTGAGTGACATGCTTGACCGGTTTGACGATGGCGGACGGCTTTCGAAGGTCGCTGCCGGGGGGCGGTTTCATCTGATCGGAACTTCGGGAACGGTTACGACGCTCGCCGGTGTTCACTTGGGGCTGGCGCGCTACGATCGAAGACAGGTCGACGGGCTATGGATGGAGCGGGACAATGTGGACCGCATGATCGACACATTGCTTTCATGGGATTTCGAACAGCGCAAGGCCAATCCCTGCATCGGCGCGGACCGCGCCGACCTCGTGCTCGCTGGTTGTGCAATCCTTGAGGCAATACGCCGGCGCTGGCCCTCTGAGCGCTTGCGGGTGGCGGACCGTGGCCTGCGCGAAGGCATGTTGAACGAAATGATGGCTGCCGATGGCGCCTGGCGGCGGCGTCGGCAGACGGGGCGAAGCAAATGA
- a CDS encoding RlmE family RNA methyltransferase, whose protein sequence is MSKKPAKTGGGARALKTRVKKKRGLKNSSRRWLERHLNDPYVHRAQAEGMRSRAAYKLTEIDDRHKLLFPGARVIDLGAAPGGWCQVAAERVGSTPENPLVVGIDYLGMDAVPGAIVLEMDFLDDDAPERLLETLGDAPDLVISDMAAPTTGHRQTDHLRTMHLCETAADFALSVLKPGGHFLAKTFQGGAETGLLDQLKRNFKSVHHVKPQASRAESVELYLLAKGFKGRSEEEL, encoded by the coding sequence ATGAGCAAGAAACCGGCCAAAACGGGCGGCGGCGCTCGTGCGCTCAAAACACGGGTCAAGAAAAAGCGCGGGCTGAAAAACTCGTCCCGCCGCTGGCTCGAACGGCATCTCAACGATCCCTATGTGCACCGCGCGCAGGCTGAGGGCATGCGCTCGCGCGCAGCCTACAAGCTGACGGAGATCGACGACCGCCACAAGCTGCTGTTTCCAGGGGCACGGGTGATCGATCTGGGAGCGGCGCCCGGAGGGTGGTGCCAGGTTGCGGCCGAGCGGGTCGGGTCCACTCCTGAAAACCCGCTCGTCGTCGGCATCGACTATCTGGGGATGGATGCAGTGCCCGGCGCGATCGTGCTCGAGATGGATTTCCTGGACGATGATGCGCCGGAGCGCCTTCTGGAGACGCTCGGCGATGCGCCGGATCTGGTCATCTCCGACATGGCCGCACCGACCACCGGTCACCGCCAAACGGATCATCTGCGCACCATGCATCTGTGCGAGACGGCAGCGGATTTCGCGCTGTCCGTCTTGAAACCTGGCGGGCATTTTCTGGCGAAGACCTTCCAGGGAGGCGCCGAAACCGGCTTGCTCGATCAACTGAAGCGCAATTTCAAGTCTGTTCACCACGTGAAGCCGCAAGCTTCACGTGCGGAATCGGTGGAACTCTACCTCCTGGCCAAGGGATTCAAGGGACGCTCCGAAGAGGAGTTATAG
- a CDS encoding DHA2 family efflux MFS transporter permease subunit, whose product MNRTLPLILAVALFMEQMDSTVIATSLPAIAADIGTSPVTLKLALTSYLVSLAIFIPISGFMADRFGAKKVFRIAIAVFVLGSIACAFSNSLAAFVLSRFLQGMGGAMMTPVGRLVLVRAVPREQLVKAMAWLTVPALIGPIAGPPLGGFVTTYFSWHWIFLINVPIGLLGIIISGFVLPDFAREETGRLDLSGFLLCSIGASGLVFGLSVISLPALPPIVGVLTVLLGFLASALYIRHAFQASNPILNLGLFANRAFRSAIIGGSLFRIGVGAVPFLLPLMFQVVFGLTPFQSGLLTFASAFGAIAMKFIATTALRLGGFRVVLVAASVLGAASIAVNALFTPATPHWIIVTVLIGSGLLRSLFFTSATALVFAELGDREASQASTISAAAQQVSIALGVAVGGGILEMSAFITGTELGMDAFVSAFLIVAALSALAAIPFLSLPPEAGSRVSGHIKRRNRGDEPTPAGE is encoded by the coding sequence TTGAACCGCACATTGCCACTGATACTCGCCGTCGCGCTCTTCATGGAGCAGATGGATTCAACCGTCATCGCCACATCCCTTCCGGCGATCGCTGCCGACATCGGCACCAGCCCCGTGACGTTGAAGCTTGCCCTGACCAGCTATCTCGTTTCGCTCGCCATCTTTATCCCGATCAGTGGTTTCATGGCTGACCGTTTTGGGGCAAAAAAGGTCTTCCGCATTGCGATCGCGGTCTTCGTGCTCGGTTCCATCGCTTGCGCTTTCTCCAATTCGCTGGCCGCTTTCGTCCTCTCACGGTTTTTGCAGGGCATGGGCGGCGCGATGATGACGCCGGTTGGTCGCCTTGTTCTCGTGCGGGCTGTTCCGCGAGAGCAACTTGTCAAAGCGATGGCCTGGCTGACTGTCCCCGCGCTGATCGGTCCGATCGCCGGCCCTCCGCTCGGCGGCTTCGTCACCACGTATTTTTCCTGGCACTGGATCTTTCTGATCAATGTGCCCATCGGTCTCCTGGGCATCATCATCTCCGGATTTGTACTGCCGGATTTCGCACGGGAGGAGACCGGGCGGCTGGACCTTTCGGGCTTCCTGCTCTGCAGCATCGGCGCGTCAGGTCTGGTGTTTGGTCTCTCGGTCATCAGCCTGCCGGCCCTGCCGCCGATCGTCGGAGTCTTGACGGTGTTGTTAGGGTTCCTGGCTTCGGCGCTTTACATCCGTCATGCATTTCAGGCCTCGAACCCCATCCTCAATCTTGGCCTTTTCGCAAACCGCGCTTTCCGCTCGGCGATCATTGGCGGGTCGCTCTTCCGGATCGGCGTCGGCGCAGTGCCCTTCCTGCTGCCGCTGATGTTTCAGGTCGTGTTCGGCCTGACGCCGTTTCAGTCCGGTCTTCTCACCTTCGCATCGGCCTTCGGCGCAATTGCCATGAAGTTCATCGCCACTACCGCGCTGCGTCTCGGTGGTTTCCGGGTCGTTCTTGTAGCAGCATCCGTGCTCGGCGCGGCCAGCATTGCCGTCAATGCCTTGTTCACGCCGGCAACACCGCACTGGATCATCGTCACTGTGCTGATTGGATCTGGCCTTCTTCGCTCACTCTTCTTCACGTCGGCCACTGCGCTCGTTTTCGCCGAGCTCGGTGACCGTGAGGCAAGTCAGGCGTCGACCATCTCAGCGGCAGCTCAGCAGGTCAGCATCGCGCTGGGGGTTGCGGTCGGTGGTGGCATTCTCGAGATGTCCGCCTTCATCACCGGCACGGAACTCGGCATGGACGCTTTTGTCAGCGCCTTTCTGATCGTGGCCGCACTTTCTGCACTGGCCGCCATCCCGTTTCTGTCCCTCCCGCCTGAAGCAGGTAGCCGCGTTTCTGGTCACATCAAGCGGCGCAACAGGGGCGACGAGCCGACTCCCGCCGGCGAATGA
- the guaB gene encoding IMP dehydrogenase yields MAKIIETATGAQALTFDDVLLQPGHSEVMPGQTDVRTRIAGDIDLNIPILSAAMDTVTEARLAIAMAQAGGIGVIHRNLTPVEQAEQVRQVKKFESGMVVNPITIGPDATLAEAQALMRANGISGIPVVENGGAGGHATGRLAGILTNRDVRFASDPEQPVRELMTHQNLVTVKEGVAQDEAKRLLHQHRIEKLLVVDDAGNCVGLITVKDIEKSQLNPHASKDAQGRLRAAAATSVGDDGFERAERLIDAGVDLLVIDTAHGHSQRVLDAVARAKQLSNTVRIIAGNVATADGTKALIDAGADGVKIGIGPGSICTTRIVAGVGVPQLSAIMSAVEVADNAGVSLIADGGIKFSGDLAKALAAGASAVMVGSLLAGTDESPGEVYLHQGRSFKAYRGMGSVGAMARGSADRYFQAEVRDTLKLVPEGIEGQVPYKGPAGGVLHQLTGGLKAAMGYVGAANLGEFRSKATFVRISGAGLRESHAHDVTITRESPNYPGGA; encoded by the coding sequence ATGGCGAAAATCATCGAGACAGCAACCGGCGCCCAGGCGCTTACATTCGACGACGTGCTCCTGCAGCCCGGCCATTCCGAAGTGATGCCCGGTCAGACGGACGTGCGCACGCGCATCGCCGGTGACATCGACCTCAACATTCCGATTCTCTCGGCGGCTATGGACACGGTGACGGAAGCACGCCTTGCGATTGCCATGGCCCAGGCAGGCGGCATCGGCGTCATTCATCGCAATTTGACACCGGTGGAACAGGCCGAACAGGTTCGCCAGGTTAAAAAATTCGAATCCGGCATGGTCGTGAACCCGATCACCATCGGCCCCGACGCGACCCTCGCGGAGGCACAGGCACTGATGCGGGCCAATGGTATCTCCGGCATTCCGGTGGTGGAAAATGGTGGAGCGGGCGGTCACGCGACGGGGCGGCTCGCCGGCATTCTGACCAATCGCGATGTACGTTTCGCCTCCGATCCTGAGCAGCCGGTGCGCGAATTGATGACCCATCAGAATCTTGTGACGGTCAAGGAAGGGGTGGCGCAGGACGAAGCAAAGCGGCTTCTGCACCAACACCGTATCGAGAAGCTTCTTGTGGTCGATGACGCGGGCAACTGCGTCGGCCTCATCACGGTCAAGGACATCGAGAAGTCTCAGCTCAATCCTCACGCGTCTAAAGACGCGCAGGGGCGGCTGCGTGCAGCGGCGGCAACGAGTGTTGGCGACGACGGTTTCGAGCGTGCCGAACGCCTGATCGATGCAGGTGTGGACCTGCTGGTGATCGACACCGCCCATGGTCATTCGCAGCGTGTGCTCGATGCGGTGGCGCGGGCCAAGCAGCTTTCCAACACCGTGCGCATCATTGCTGGCAATGTGGCAACCGCCGATGGCACAAAGGCGCTGATTGACGCAGGCGCTGACGGGGTCAAGATCGGCATCGGTCCGGGCTCGATCTGTACCACGCGCATCGTCGCGGGTGTCGGCGTGCCGCAGCTTTCGGCCATCATGTCCGCGGTCGAGGTTGCCGACAACGCTGGCGTCTCGCTGATCGCCGATGGCGGCATCAAATTCTCCGGAGATCTGGCGAAGGCGCTCGCCGCCGGTGCCTCAGCCGTGATGGTCGGCTCGCTTCTGGCGGGCACCGATGAAAGCCCGGGCGAAGTCTACCTGCATCAAGGACGTTCCTTCAAAGCCTATCGCGGCATGGGTTCGGTCGGCGCGATGGCGCGGGGTTCAGCCGACCGCTATTTCCAGGCCGAGGTGCGTGACACGCTGAAGCTTGTTCCTGAGGGTATTGAAGGACAGGTGCCGTACAAGGGGCCTGCAGGTGGCGTGCTGCACCAGCTCACGGGCGGGCTCAAGGCGGCTATGGGCTATGTG